Proteins encoded within one genomic window of Siniperca chuatsi isolate FFG_IHB_CAS linkage group LG4, ASM2008510v1, whole genome shotgun sequence:
- the islr2 gene encoding immunoglobulin superfamily containing leucine-rich repeat protein 2: MARQLLQLLALWTTVVGIVQCCPELCSCQDKFALQFADCAYKDLLVVPVGLPTNVTTVSLSANKIKLLKSKSFISITQVTSLWLSHNELVTIETDTLAPLIQLRNLDISYNKIVNFPWEDLHNLTALQLLKMNNNEMMNLPKDAFSTLKDLRSLRINNNKFTTIVEGTFSALSSMSHLQIFNNPFTCSCSLEWLRDWIATTKISVPEPNLILCEAPEHLKGTMVTTIPKLDCKAPTVTITYQPNIENTELYEGFMVILNCEAKGSPTPQLSWEVTAGNQNYLFPLPSTGEINDVPINDKTTNNRFLVFRNGTLIIPRMSKKEDGNYSCSAVNDLGKVERGVKVVMAGTQKPARDSKLDSTVDKIHPSVRKPTETKISKNNVINWSKPEEKTKGSPEGSSDKSDGTEQVGGVSKDPTKCGVRESSEYISNHAFNLSLDDLKQYTFDFGVIALEVSETEAKVQLNPLQLPSSKSNLHLSQTENQETVNKEPLGLFQSSSSKTTLDMLYLCVNTGNGHSMVQWSNIEEGVNAYRFHGLQPGTNYTLCLTYGGQDCQVQVVFTTRKKIPSLLIIVVVSIFLLGLATVPLLGATCCHLLYKYQGKTYKLIMRAQNPDQMEKQMAGDFDPRASFVESDKTFNPSELGEGDGEVEEEEGDGEGEAEGSVVTESIPGSSSKTNQEEFEMGSEYSDRLPLGAEAVNISEEINGNYKQPSR; encoded by the coding sequence ATGGCGAGACAGCTCCTACAGCTCCTTGCCTTGTGGACTACTGTGGTTGGCATTGTGCAGTGCTGTCCAGAGCTATGCAGCTGCCAGGATAAATTTGCCCTCCAGTTTGCTGACTGTGCTTACAAAGACCTGCTGGTGGTACCCGTGGGTCTCCCCACCAATGTTACCACCGTGAGCCTTTCTGCCAATAAGATCAAATTACTGAAAAGTAAAAGCTTCATCAGTATCACGCAGGTCACCTCACTCTGGCTGTCCCACAATGAGTTGGTTACCATAGAGACGGACACCTTGGCTCCCCTGATCCAGCTCCGCAACCTGGACATCAGCTACAACAAAATTGTGAACTTTCCATGGGAGGATCTGCACAACCTCACAGCCCTGCAGCTTCTGAAAATGAACAACAATGAGATGATGAACCTTCCAAAGGATGCCTTTTCCACTCTCAAAGATCTGAGGTCGCTGcgcatcaacaacaacaagtttACCACCATTGTGGAGGGTACCTTCAGTGCTCTCTCCTCCATGTCCCACCTTCAGATTTTTAACAACCCCTTCACATGCTCCTGCAGCCTGGAGTGGCTGAGGGATTGGATCGCAACAACTAAGATTTCTGTCCCCGagccaaatttaattttatgtgAGGCCCCTGAACACCTGAAGGGTACAATGGTTACAACGATTCCCAAACTGGACTGTAAGGCCCCTACTGTCACAATAACCTACCAGCCCAACATTGAGAACACAGAGCTCTATGAGGGTTTCATGGTCATCTTAAATTGTGAGGCAAAAGGTAGCCCCACACCGCAGCTCAGCTGGGAGGTGACTGCAGGAAATCAGAACTATCTGTTCCCGTTGCCCTCTACTGGAGAGATAAACGATGTGCCAATTAATGATAAAACAACCAACAATCGATTCCTCGTCTTTAGAAACGGCACTCTCATCATCCCTCGTATGAGTAAAAAGGAAGATGGAAATTACAGCTGCTCTGCGGTGAATGATTTAGGTAAGGTGGAGCGTGGTGTTAAAGTGGTTATGGCAGGCACCCAAAAACCTGCCAGGGACTCAAAGCTTGATTCTACAGTGGACAAGATCCATCCATCTGTTAGAAAGCCTACAGAGACCAAGATCTCCAAAAACAATGTGATCAACTGGAGCAAgcctgaagaaaagacaaagggcagccctgaaGGTTCGTCAGACAAAAGTGACGGCACCGAGCAGGTTGGTGGTGTCTCAAAGGACCCCACCAAGTGTGGCGTGAGAGAAAGCAGTGAATACATCTCCAACCACGCCTTCAACCTGAGCTTGGATGACCTGAAGCAGTACACTTTTGATTTTGGTGTTATTGCATTAGAAGTGTCAGAGACGGAGGCCAAAGTGCAGCTGAATCCGCTGCAGCTTCCCAGCAGCAAATCTAACCTTCATCTCAGTCAAACTGAAAACCAGGAAACAGTGAATAAAGAGCCCCTGGGTCTGTTCCAGTCCTCATCCAGTAAAACCACCCTGGACATGCTCTACCTCTGTGTAAATACAGGTAATGGACACTCCATGGTTCAGTGGTCCAACATAGAGGAGGGGGTTAATGCCTACCGCTTCCATGGTTTACAGCCTGGCACCAATTACACACTTTGTCTCACTTATGGGGGGCAGGACTGCCAAGTCCAAGTAGTCTTCACAACTAGGAAGAAGATCCCCTCCCTGCTTATCATCGTGGTTGTCAGCATTTTCCTACTGGGTCTGGCCACTGTTCCCTTACTGGGGGCCACCTGCTGCCATTTGCTATACAAGTACCAAGGGAAGACCTACAAGCTGATCATGAGGGCTCAGAATCCAGATCAGATGGAGAAACAAATGGCTGGAGATTTTGATCCCAGGGCGTCTTTTGTGGAGTCAGACAAAACCTTCAACCCCAGCGAGTTAGGCGAGGGGGATGGAGAGGtcgaggaagaggaaggagacggagagggagaggctgAGGGCAGCGTGGTGACAGAGTCCATCCCCGGATCCTCATCCAAAACTAACCAGGAGGAGTTTGAAATGGGCTCGGAGTACAGTGACAGATTACCGCTGGGAGCAGAGGCAGTCAACATCTCGGAGGAGATCAACGGCAACTACAAGCAGCCAAGCCGCTGA